One part of the Muntiacus reevesi chromosome 18, mMunRee1.1, whole genome shotgun sequence genome encodes these proteins:
- the TVP23C gene encoding Golgi apparatus membrane protein TVP23 homolog C isoform X1, with the protein MLQQDSNDDTEDVSLFDAEEETTNRSRKSKIRHPVASFFHLFFRVSAIIVYLLCELFSSSFIACMVTIILLLSCDFWAVKNVTGRLMVGLRWWNHIDEDGKSHWVFESRKASPQEGKTVSEAESRIFWLGLVACPVLWVVFAFSALFSFRVKWLAVVIMGVVLQGANLYGYIRCKVGSRKNLTSMATSYLGRQFLRQTTGDTQTTSGE; encoded by the exons ATGTTGCAGCAG GACAGTAATGACGACACTGAAGATGTTTCACTGTTTGACGCAGAAGAGGAGACAACTAACAGATCGAGAAAATCCAAAATCAG aCACCCAGTGGcatcatttttccatttattctttcgAGTCAGTGCAATTATAGTCTATCTTCTCTGTGAATTGTTCAGCAGCAGCTTTATTGCCTGTATGGTGACAATTATCTTGTTGTTGTCATGTGACTTTTGGGCAGTCAAG AATGTCACAGGTAGACTAATGGTTGGCCTGCGCTGGTGGAATCATATTGATGAAGATGGAAAAAGCCATTGGGTGTTTGAGTCCCGAAAG GCCTCCCCTCAAGAGGGTAAGACCGTCTCTGAGGCTGAATCAAGGATCTTCTGGTTGGGCCTCGTTGCCTGTCCTGTGCTGTGGGTGGTCTTTGCCTTCagtgccctcttctctttcagaGTAAAGTGGTTG GCGGTGGTTATCATGGGCGTGGTGCTGCAAGGGGCCAACCTGTATGGCTACATCAGGTGCAAAGTGGGGAGCAGGAAGAACCTAACCAGCATGGCCACCTCGTACCTTGGGAGGCAGTTTTTAAGACAA ACCACTGGCGACACTCAGACCACCTCAGGAGAGTGA
- the TVP23C gene encoding Golgi apparatus membrane protein TVP23 homolog C isoform X2 → MVTIILLLSCDFWAVKNVTGRLMVGLRWWNHIDEDGKSHWVFESRKASPQEGKTVSEAESRIFWLGLVACPVLWVVFAFSALFSFRVKWLAVVIMGVVLQGANLYGYIRCKVGSRKNLTSMATSYLGRQFLRQTTGDTQTTSGE, encoded by the exons ATGGTGACAATTATCTTGTTGTTGTCATGTGACTTTTGGGCAGTCAAG AATGTCACAGGTAGACTAATGGTTGGCCTGCGCTGGTGGAATCATATTGATGAAGATGGAAAAAGCCATTGGGTGTTTGAGTCCCGAAAG GCCTCCCCTCAAGAGGGTAAGACCGTCTCTGAGGCTGAATCAAGGATCTTCTGGTTGGGCCTCGTTGCCTGTCCTGTGCTGTGGGTGGTCTTTGCCTTCagtgccctcttctctttcagaGTAAAGTGGTTG GCGGTGGTTATCATGGGCGTGGTGCTGCAAGGGGCCAACCTGTATGGCTACATCAGGTGCAAAGTGGGGAGCAGGAAGAACCTAACCAGCATGGCCACCTCGTACCTTGGGAGGCAGTTTTTAAGACAA ACCACTGGCGACACTCAGACCACCTCAGGAGAGTGA